A window of Gemmatimonadota bacterium contains these coding sequences:
- the floA gene encoding flotillin-like protein FloA (flotillin-like protein involved in membrane lipid rafts) has product MDPIFVAPALFLLIFVGVLVLGWAVPVRLWIEAISARARVSLGNLIGMRLRKVSPAAIVRPLIMATKAQLPLDVNELESHYLAGGHVDRVVRALISADKANIEMPFQQAAAIDLAGRDVLEAVQVSVNPKVIQTPKVAAMAQDGIQLIALARVTVRANINRLVGGAGEETILARVGEGIVSTIGSSATHKAVLENPDGISKTVLAKGLDAGTAYEILSIDIADVDVGKNIGAELQTDQAEADKRIAQAKAEERRAMAVAEEQEMKARVVEMRARVVEAEAQVPLAMSEAFREGNLGVMDYMRYRNVGADTDMREAIAGGDSSAERNEEL; this is encoded by the coding sequence ATGGATCCGATTTTCGTAGCGCCGGCGCTGTTTCTCCTCATCTTCGTGGGGGTGCTGGTCCTTGGTTGGGCCGTACCCGTGCGCCTCTGGATCGAGGCCATTTCCGCCAGGGCTCGAGTATCTCTGGGCAACCTGATCGGCATGAGGCTCCGGAAGGTGAGCCCGGCCGCCATCGTCCGGCCTCTGATCATGGCGACCAAGGCGCAGCTCCCGCTGGACGTCAACGAGCTCGAGTCGCACTACCTGGCAGGCGGACACGTGGACCGCGTCGTGCGGGCGCTCATCAGCGCCGACAAGGCCAACATCGAGATGCCGTTCCAGCAGGCCGCCGCGATCGATCTCGCCGGCCGCGACGTCCTCGAGGCGGTGCAGGTCAGCGTCAACCCCAAGGTCATTCAGACCCCGAAGGTAGCCGCGATGGCCCAGGACGGAATTCAGCTCATCGCACTCGCGCGCGTGACCGTCCGCGCCAACATCAACCGCCTCGTCGGCGGCGCGGGCGAGGAAACCATCCTCGCGCGCGTGGGCGAGGGCATCGTCAGCACGATCGGCTCCAGCGCCACCCACAAGGCGGTGCTCGAGAATCCGGACGGGATCTCCAAGACGGTGCTCGCCAAGGGCCTCGACGCCGGCACCGCCTACGAGATTCTGTCCATCGACATCGCCGACGTGGACGTGGGCAAGAACATCGGCGCGGAGCTCCAGACCGATCAGGCCGAAGCCGACAAGCGCATCGCGCAGGCCAAGGCCGAGGAGCGGCGCGCCATGGCGGTGGCGGAGGAGCAGGAGATGAAGGCGCGCGTGGTCGAGATGCGCGCGCGCGTGGTCGAGGCGGAGGCGCAGGTGCCGCTGGCGATGTCTGAGGCGTTCCGCGAGGGCAACCTCGGCGTCATGGACTACATGCGCTATCGCAACGTGGGCGCGGACACCGACATGCGGGAGGCCATCGCGGGCGGAGACAGCTCCGCGGAGCGGAACGAAGAGTTGTAG